From Daphnia pulicaria isolate SC F1-1A chromosome 4, SC_F0-13Bv2, whole genome shotgun sequence, one genomic window encodes:
- the LOC124337125 gene encoding dnaJ homolog subfamily C member 9-like — protein MTSLTELCDKHFNCSSLYEVLGVEKDVDEAAVKRAYYKKSLKVHPDRVGEEDKENATEKFQTLGKVYSILSDKEKRKIYDETGCVDDDDFSKSDQNWEDYWRFLFKKVTEQDITEFENKYKGSEEETTDVKQLYERYEGDMDMIMSSVMCATADDEPRIREIIQKMVDNDEVTGYKAFTSESKKKQVARKKKADREAKMAEKMAEELGLKNDGSEDSLRALIQKRNTDRAASADNFFSALEAKYGGKASKERTTKTRKQKKESNDEDDSDSEEVMPKRGKKGRAGKK, from the exons ATGACAAGCTTAACTGAATTGTGTGATAAACATTTTAACTGCTCTTCTCTTTATGAAGTGTTGGGAGTAGAAAAAGATGTGGATGAAGCAGCAG TGAAAAGGGCTTACTACAAGAAGTCCCTAAAGGTTCATCCTGACAGAGTCGGTGAAGAAGACAAAGAAAATGCAACAGAAAAGTTTCAAACTCTTGGTAAAGTCTACTCAATCTTGAGTgacaaagaaaagaggaagatATACGATGAAACAG GCTGTGTTGATGACGATGATTTTTCAAAGAGTGACCAGAATTGGGAAGACTATTGGaggtttcttttcaaaaaagtaaCAGAGCAAGATATTacagaatttgaaaataaatacaaaggctcagaagaagaaactacAGATGTTAAACAGCTTTATGAGCGTTACGAG GGAGATATGGACATGATCATGAGTTCAGTTATGTGTGCTACTGCCGATGATGAACCTAGAATACGAGAAATTATCCAGAAGATGGTTGACAACGATGAGGTTACTGGCTATAAAGCCTTTACTTCAGAATCCAAGAAAAAGCAAGTCgccaggaagaagaaggctGATCGCGAAGCTAAAATGGCAGAAAAAATGGCTGAAGAATTGGGACTGAAGAATGATGg AAGCGAAGATAGTCTTCGAGCtttaattcaaaaaaggaaCACGGACAGAGCCGCATCAGCTGACAATTTCTTCAGTGCTCTCGAGGCCAAGTACGGGGGTAAAGCGTCTAAAGAACGTACCACTAAAACGAgaaagcaaaagaaagaaagcaaCGATGAAGACGATTCGGATAGTGAGGAAGTCATGCCTAAACGTGGGAAGAAAGGAAGGgctggaaagaaataa
- the LOC124337332 gene encoding histone H4, producing the protein MTGRGKGGKGLGKGGAKRHRKVLRDNIQGITKPAIRRLARRGGVKRISGLIYEETRGVLKVFLENVIRDAVTYTEHAKRKTVTAMDVVYALKRQGRTLYGFGG; encoded by the coding sequence ATGACTGGTCGCGGCAAAGGAGGAAAAGGACTCGGCAAGGGAGGCGCCAAACGTCATCGCAAAGTTTTGCGTGACAACATCCAGGGAATCACCAAGCCGGCCATCCGTCGTCTTGCCCGTCGTGGTGGTGTCAAGCGAATCTCCGGTCTCATCTACGAGGAGACCCGTGGTGTGTTGAAGGTGTTCCTTGAGAACGTGATTCGTGACGCCGTCACCTACACTGAACACGCCAAGAGGAAGACGGTGACGGCCATGGACGTCGTCTACGCACTGAAACGCCAGGGCCGCACTCTGTACGGTTTCGGCGGTTAA
- the LOC124337135 gene encoding allatostatins-like, translating into MRPKNEMLFLSTALFLLVALLQSSQCTDVNNDSSVIEAVGGAGDSQAKAEGLASTEDKLSALTADGMATRARYFKSFGGNPTGDPNLNIYSFGLGKRTSRSYSINPYSFGLGKRAGNAKSYPQQIPYSFGLGKRNPTKYNFGLGKRPDRFGFGLGKRNLKDDDLDQWQNDEEYSQFDDTEEDIEGREDDSQEIMDVNKRSQMAPGQQQQQQQQAFFPSHLQSAFYGGPFMSNLARANTHGFGKSRTFNQQAATHDLPNLGKRLPVYNFGLGK; encoded by the exons ATGCGGCCGAAAAACGAAATGTTGTTCCTGTCGACCGCCTTGTTCCTGCTGGTGGCTCTCCTTCAGTCTTCCCAATGCACGGACGTTAACAACGATTCGTCGGTAATCGAAGCCGTGGGTGGTGCTGGTGACTCTCAGGCTAAAGCTGAGGGTCTGGCCTCCACCGAAGACAAGCTGTCGGCTTTGACCGCTGATGGAATGGCTACACGAGCCCGCTACTTCAAATCCTTTGGCGGCAATCCTACCGGCGATCCCAATCTCAACATCTACTCCTTCGGACTTGGCAAACGGACAAGCAGAAGCTACTCGATCAATCCTTATTCTTTCGGACTGGGCAAACGAGCCGGCAATGCCAAGAGTTATCCGCAGCAAATTCCCTATTCGTTCGGACTGGGAAAGCGCAATCCCACCAAATACAACTTCGGATTGGGCAAACGACCTGACAg ATTCGGATTCGGACTGGGCAAACGCAACTTGAAAGACGACGATTTGGATCAGTGGCAGAACGACGAAGAATATTCGCAATTCGACGATACGGAGGAAGACATCGAAGGGAGAGAGGACGACTCTCAAGAGATCATGGATGTCAATAAACGATCTCAAATGGCACCgggacaacaacagcagcaacaacaacaggcctTTTTCCCCAGCCACTTGCAATCGGCTTTTTACGGCGGGCCCTTCATGTCCAATTTGGCGAGGGCGAATACTCACGGTTTCGGCAAGTCACGCACTTTTAATCAACAGGCTGCAACACACGATCTTCCAAATCTCGGTAAACGGCTGCCAGTCTACAATTTCGGGCTGGGCaagtag
- the LOC124337748 gene encoding histone H2B.3, which yields MPPKVSGKAAKKAGKAQKNIAKGDKKKKRKRKESYAIYIYKVLKQVHPDTGISSKAMTIMNSFVNDIFERIAGESSRLAHYNKRSTITSREIQTAVRLLLPGELAKHAVSEGTKAVTKYTSTK from the coding sequence ATGCCCCCTAAAGTTAGTGGAAAAGCTGCGAAGAAGGCCGGCAAGGCCCAGAAGAACATTgcaaaaggagacaagaagaagaagcgcaagaGGAAGGAGAGCTACGCCATTTACATCTACAAAGTGTTGAAGCAGGTCCACCCCGACACTGGTATCTCCTCCAAAGCCATGACCATCATGAACAGCTTCGTCAACGACATTTTCGAGCGCATCGCTGGAGAATCGTCCCGTCTTGCCCACTACAACAAGCGGTCGACCATCACTAGCCGGGAAATCCAGACGGCCGTCCGTCTGCTTTTGCCCGGTGAGTTGGCCAAGCACGCCGTGTCTGAAGGCACTAAGGCAGTCACCAAGTACACCAGCACCAAGTAG
- the LOC124337037 gene encoding rRNA N6-adenosine-methyltransferase ZCCHC4-like, with protein sequence MNHNQCDNRFRDSVQIKLDFLGEQPSCDHGPMLLFEKSSNVDKRFFACSAYRDRKLCSAYVLETDWMNDKKKEPNTVKESQLLSTSRKLDYIRENILDKPDSYLECKSYCHSCGELFVHDKKHVNHQITKRISEDLLKKPSQFLDPLDHSKKEAQYFFSENSINVILGLLQDAKVSHVLCIACPTIFERLKKDGSKKCLMLDLDIRFRQFYGPQEYLLYNMFNHHFFNGIESVSIYEQFLKEAKNNLAVVMDPPFGGKVEIIAHTLRKIDGEYKLLNGVKSSEISNFWIFPYFMESQILNKLPNFAMLDYKIEYTNHSQFQKGPKGRKQGSPVRIFTNVNLQKLKLPAREGYRYCGFCKKWISPENKHCSSCNSCTSKDGRTYVHCVKCQRCVKPTWIHCVKCNRCALAEHPCMLFQERTKEVANLKKIKTDSFSMAKSTTKWTVTEHRNT encoded by the exons ATGAATCACAATCAATGTGACAACAGGTTTAGAGATTCAGTTCAGATTAAGCTTGATTTTTTAGGAGAACAGCCTTCTTGTGACCATG GACCGATGTtactatttgaaaaaagttcaaatgtggacaaaagattttttgcatGTTCGGCATATCGAGATCGAAAGTTGTGTTCTGCCTATGTTTTGGAAACAGATTGGATGAACGATAAGAAAAAGGAGCCAAATACAGTAAAGGAAAGTCAACTTCTCTCAACTTCAAGGAAACTTGACTACATaagggaaaacattttggACAAACCTGATTCATATTTGGAGTGTAAAAGCTATTGTCACTCATGTGgggaactttttgttcatgacaAAAAACATGTTAATCACCAAATTACAAAAAGAATTTCAGAAGATCTATTAAAAAAACCTTCTCAG TTTTTAGATCCATTAGATCACTCCAAAAAGGAAGCACAGtattttttctctgaaaaCTCCATAAATGTAATATTAGGGTTGCTTCAAGATGCAAAAGTTAGTCATGTACTCTGCATTGCTTGTCCAACAATCTTTGAAAGACTGAAAAAAGATGGTTCCAAGAAATGTTTGATGCTTGACCTTGATATTCGATTT CGTCAATTTTATGGACCCCAGGAATATTTACTTTACAACATGTTCAatcaccatttttttaatggtaTTGAAAGTGTTTCCATTTATGAGCAGTTTTTGAAAGAAGCTAAAAATAACTTGGCTGTGGTAATGGACCCACCGTTTGGAGGTAAAGTGGAAATTATCGCGCACACCTTGCGAAAAATTGACGGCGAGTACAAACTTCTGAATGGAGTAAAGTCTTCTGAGATCTcca ATTTTTGGATATTTCCCTATTTCATGGAGTCTCAAATTCTTAATAAATTACCAAATTTTGCTATGCTTGACTACAAAATCGAGTACACCAATCACAGCCAATTTCAGAAAG GTCCTAAAGGGAGAAAGCAAGGATCTCCTGTCCGAATTTTTACAAATGTCAACTTGCAGAAACTTAAGTTACCTGCCAGAGAAGGATATCGCTACTGTggtttttgtaaaaaatggaTAAGTCCCGAAAACAAACATTGCTCGAGCTGCAATTCGTGTACATCTAAG GATGGAAGGACCTATGTACATTGCGTCAAATGCCAAAGATGCGTGAAGCCCACTTGGATTCACTGTGTGAAATGCAACAGATGCGCTTTAGCAGAACATCCGTGTATGCTGTTTCAAGAGCGAACCAAAGAAGTAGCTAATCTTAAG AAAATAAAGACGGACAGTTTTTCTATGGCGAAATCCACAACGAAATGGACCGTGACCGAGCATAGAAATACATAA
- the LOC124337163 gene encoding dnaJ homolog subfamily C member 9-like, with translation MELTKLCAKYFDCCNLYDVLGADKATDGRKLKRAYFKRSLAFHPNSNSEKSETDEGFEKFKTLFKVYSILSDEERKWVYDKTGCVWLDEELMDNSFNWLGHWALTFKKANDSVINSFLNQYRGSMEETEDLKKLYSLYRGDVPKIMNMALFITAEDEVRIRDSIQYMSDQKHRSIKDIVKKPVKRNMVDDDGGKRKSKKVKKPSQGDLPLSTNL, from the exons ATGGAACTGACTAAGTTGTGTGCCAAATATTTCGATTGCTGCAATCTCTATGACGTTTTGGGTGCCGATAAAGCAACAGATGGAAGAAAAC TCAAAAGGGCCTATTTCAAGAGGTCTCTAGCATTCCATCCCAACAGCAACAGCGAAAAAAGTGAAACTGATGAAGGTTTTGAGAAGTTTaagacactttttaaagtataTTCCATTTTAAgtgatgaagaaagaaaatgggtgTATGACAAGAcag GTTGTGTGTGGTTAGATGAAGAACTGATGGATAACAGTTTCAACTGGTTAGGCCACTGGGCACTTACATTCAAGAAAGCAAATGATTCAGTTATCAACTCATTTTTGAATCAATACAGAGGATCAATGGAAGAAACTGAGGATCTGAAAAAACTTTATAGCCTTTATCGAGGAGATGTTCCAAAAATAATGAACATGGCTCTATTTATTACTGCTGAAGATGAAGTCAGGATTCGTGACAGTATACAGTACATGAGTGATCAAAAACATCGCTCAATTAAAGATATTGTTAAAAAACCTGTTAAACGAAATATGGTCGACGATGATGGTGGcaagagaaaaagtaaaaaagttaaaaaacccTCTCAAGGGGATCTTCCCCTATCTACAAATTTGTga
- the LOC124337749 gene encoding histone H2A: MSGRGKGGKVKGKSKTRSSRAGLQFPVGRIHRMLRKGSYAERVGAGAPVYLAAVMEYLAAEVLELAGNAARDNKKTRIIPRHLQLAIRNDEELNKLLSGVTIAQGGVLPNIQAVLLPKKTDKPAKA, from the coding sequence ATGTCTGGTCGTGGCAAAGGAGGCAAAGTAAAGGGAAAGTCAAAGACCCGTTCCAGCAGGGCCGGACTTCAATTCCCCGTCGGTCGTATCCATCGAATGCTCCGCAAGGGATCGTACGCTGAGCGTGTCGGTGCCGGTGCCCCCGTCTACTTGGCTGCCGTCATGGAGTACTTGGCCGCTGAGGTCCTCGAGTTGGCCGGTAACGCCGCCCGTGACAACAAGAAGACCCGCATCATCCCTCGTCACTTGCAATTGGCCATCCGCAACGACGAAGAGTTGAACAAACTTCTCTCCGGTGTCACCATCGCTCAGGGTGGTGTTTTGCCCAACATCCAGGCCGTTCTCTTGCCCAAGAAGACCGACAAACCCGCCAAGGCTTAA
- the LOC124336944 gene encoding protein PTCD3 homolog, mitochondrial-like: protein MMSCPNLNSLIVQHLFRNGRFHSVWKSGRPVVTNRHSFSSEAKEIVIPKYIPRGPTDILEALASTVKRDPTGPHYKFHDDPYLIPASNHAKRTYALAQEAGRKAASWIKQEHADLFNQRNAEPFIEAFSPVEKLTETTPMTEDLLKKYIRTSQVANAIHVYGKLDSSEISSATKQSFLEFISFYNEEDQLSEELIEERWFRSGVKGMRDQVKSTWKSNGLAERIFSGLDTKTPEAYHALICGMVKHGQAVGAWEHYNQMLADGFQPDLMTYNSILKISGIIREDGEYIISLIDDILTSMAHAGIKPDVRSLNAALQSISRMPITRVAREKASRLMSDFKSIGVKPSLGTYTSLLKIFCRDKGPRSNILIDIVRRIENEMPPIQDVEDVTFFSEAMKNCNYHLDDVQLAKRLHSLLSSSQNQVFIGDSYKESVYYRSFLLLLSRAEGPEAFMEMYRHLVPHIYTPEQNVFENVIKSISSSSAIQYVPELWSDARYFDLSERDSVLEALLEALTCGSGPDPTIAIDKNDVDPVLATARAIMSHINQVIKTAEEKDRTISLRWTGSMLGNLMKVFLQYGDLDSADEVMIKVNQLKNQLSSYFPLATLNIFIEKCIERQNSATALMAIDYAAEMGYENVTTMAQRISEQLKLDEKQQQKLSSILSNAPAPAEAS from the exons ATGATGTCTTGCCCAAACTTAAATTCATTAATTGTGCAGCATTTATTTAGGAATGGGAG atttcaTTCTGTATGGAAATCTGGTCGACCGGTAGTCACGAACAGACATTCTTTTAGTTCTGAGGCAAAAGAGATTGTAATACCTAAATATATTCCGCGGGGTCCCACAGACATATTAGag GCTTTGGCATCAACGGTCAAGAGAGACCCTACTGGTCCTCATTACAAGTTCCATGATGATCCATATTTGATTCCTGCATCAAATCATGCCAAGCGTACTTATGCACTGGCACAGGAAGCAGGAAGGAAAGCTGCCAGTTGGATCAAACAGGAACATGCCGATTTGTTTAATCAAAGAAATGCAGAGCCTTTCATTGAAGCCTTTTCCCCAGTTGAAAAGCTTACCGAAACTACTCCAATGACAGAAGACTTGTTAAAGAAGTATATTAGAACCTCACAAGTTGCAAATGCTATCCATGTCTATGGAAAGCTTGATTCATCAG aAATTAGTTCAGCAACAAAGCAATCTTTTTTGGAGTTTATTTCCTTTTATAATGAAGAGGATCAATTAAGTGAAGAATTGATTGAAGAAAGATGGTTCAGAAGTGGGGTGAAAGGCATGAGGGACCAAGTAAAGAGTACATGGAA GAGCAATGGACTGGCAGAAAGAATTTTCAGTGGCTTGGACACAAAAACCCCAGAGGCTTATCATGCCCTGATTTGTGGAATGGTAAAGCACGGACAAGCTGTGGGTGCATGGGAGCATTATAATCAAATGCTAG CCGACGGTTTCCAACCGGATTTAATGACCTACAatagtattttgaaaataagcgGAATCATCAGAGAAGATGGAGAATATATTATTTCATTGATTGAC GATATTCTTACAAGTATGGCTCATGCTGGAATAAAGCCAGACGTCCGTAGTTTGAATGCCGCTTTGCAGTCCATTTCTCGTATGCCAATAACCCGAGTAGCTCGTGAAAAGGCATCAAGATTGATGtcagatttcaagtctattggaGTTAAACCATCTTTAGGAACTTACACCTCCCTCCTCAAGATCTTCTGTCGAGATA AGGGGCCAAGGAGTAACATTCTTATAGACATTGTTCGCAGAATTGAAAACGAAATGCCACCAATTCAA GACGTAGAAGACGTCACTTTCTTTAGCGAGGCTATGAAAAATTGCAATTATCATTTAGACGACGTGCAATTGGCAAAAAGACTACACAGCCTTCTTTCCTCATCTCAGAACCAAGTTTTCATCGGAGATTCCTACAAGGAGTCTGTCTACTA TCGTAGCTTTCTGCTTCTTCTCAGCCGAGCTGAAGGCCCAGAAGCTTTTATGGAAATGTACCGTCATCTGGTCCCCCACATTTACACGCCCGAACAAAACGTGTTTGAG AATGTCATCAAGTCCATATCCAGTTCCTCGGCCATCCAATATGTTCCCGAACTGTGGAGCGACGCCcgttattttgatttgtctgAAAGGGATTCGGTTCTAGAGGCTCTTCTGGAGGCTTTGACTTGCGGTTCAGGACCGGACCCTACGATCGCTATAGATAAAAATGACGTCGATCCTGTTTTAGCTACAGCTAGAGCGATCATGTCCCACATCAATCAAGTTATAAAAACAGCCGAAGAGAAGGATCGAACCATTTCTTTGCG GTGGACCGGGTCGATGCTCGGCAATCTGATGAAAGTTTTTCTCCAATACGGCGACTTGGACTCTGCGGATGAAGTTATGATCAAAGTCAACCAATTGAAGAATCAGTTGTCCTCCTACTTCCCGTTGGCAACgttaaacattttcattgagAAATGTATTGAGCGCCAGAATTCCGCAACAGCTTTG ATGGCGATCGACTACGCCGCCGAAATGGGATACGAAAACGTCACGACCATGGCGCAGAGAATCAGCGAACAATTAAAGCTCGACGAGAAGCAGCAACAGAAGCTTAGCAGCATCCTTAGTAACGCCCCCGCTCCAGCAGAGGCATCTTAA
- the LOC124337326 gene encoding histone H3, which yields MARTKQTARKSTGGKAPRKQLATKAARKSAPATGGVKKPHRYRPGTVALREIRRYQKSTELLIRKLPFQRLVREIAQDFKTDLRFQSSAVMALQEASEAYLVGLFEDTNLCAIHAKRVTIMPKDIQLARRIRGERA from the coding sequence ATGGCCCGTACTAAGCAGACCGCTCGTAAATCTACCGGTGGCAAGGCGCCTCGCAAACAGTTGGCCACCAAAGCAGCTCGCAAGAGTGCGCCGGCCACTGGAGGAGTCAAGAAACCCCATCGTTATCGTCCCGGCACCGTCGCCCTTCGTGAGATCCGTCGCTACCAAAAGTCGACCGAGCTTCTGATCCGCAAGTTGCCATTCCAGCGCTTGGTCAGAGAAATCGCCCAGGATTTCAAGACCGACTTGCGTTTCCAGAGCTCGGCCGTCATGGCCCTGCAGGAGGCCAGCGAGGCTTACTTGGTGGGTCTTTTCGAAGACACCAACTTGTGCGCCATCCACGCCAAGCGAGTCACCATCATGCCAAAAGACATCCAGCTCGCTCGCCGTATTCGTGGTGAACGTGCTTAA
- the LOC124336934 gene encoding ribonucleases P/MRP protein subunit POP1-like — protein sequence MTDERNKMTQNVPSDLSVVRFSSVRAQEIVALTKMIENPQCTKLLFQKLPCHMRRRAMSHNPNRMPRTLREAHKAQMAKSGPATQPKRPRRKYRRRPSRLLEEYKKRSSKVSWLETHLWHAKRFHMVIKWGHRLPERSCARSHRFCYRSVAQHCLLMDISYLCCVEIQGPQEEIVRGLISLCDPKTGPTFGASSFLNGTREGRVIIFKRNQFSSGPIGLVTFLWCNAGNLDMRTLWIWSHPAFYQQFLCELNSIFESDSDLLSNPSGVKITLNKGKLNRFRLRGPFAHSVVSSLFDKETRSASSLSQSPGFVTSVEVRDPRMILAQTRIKASSSTVGNCELVGLSKSKLWDASVRDQITNMRTILPDHVINNRRSELLVPGTELPVQPEEIPIPILIVNASHESSDFVPGCDVILPAGWATAFWLALIYSGGHAGGLKDAGSMNFEYGICRDLCLEIDSEAGKATAVDRKMNLMEEYFRRPPKTRTNFIKLATPFPFCVDWDRLTIDWIGQSESGFTVLRDKKLLSGLCQKNRIVLPEILLSQPYLVPVTVRIKHGSPQEFSMICLPGADDKVNSVINEPIHQDPCAKERKMLRQQHSSLLKSLAKKRKEFRDKDGTIGDFSSATAIAVHKEKTRSLWLPSSCNLKTSFARPIIGFVTQGDFGLSEGKGIGRGYIVIRAISQIPLSLVLVRNPGTNLYMWAEITME from the exons ATGACTgacgaaagaaacaaaatgacgCAAAATGTTCCTTCTGATTTATCAGTCGTTCGATTTTCTTCTGTTAGAGCCCAGGAAATTGTTGCTCTCACAAAAATGATAG AAAATCCACAATGCACCAaattactttttcaaaaactgcCATGTCATATGCGAAGAAGAGCAATGAGCCATAACCCAAACAGAATGCCAAGAACCTTAAGGGAAGCCCACAAGGCCCAA ATGGCAAAGAGTGGTCCAGCAACCCAGCCTAAGAGGCCTAGAAGGAAATATAGACGCAGACCAAGCAGATTGCTGGAAGAGTATAAAAAGCGATCTAGTAAAGTCTCTTGGCTAGAAACACACTTGTGGCATgccaaaag GTTTCACATGGTAATAAAGTGGGGACATCGACTTCCTGAAAGATCTTGCGCTCGCAGTCACAGATTCTGCTACCGTTCAGTAGCTCAGCATTGCTTGCTAATG gACATATCGTACTTGTGTTGCGTTGAAATTCAAGGTCCACAGGAAGAGATCGTTCGAGGCCTTATCTCTCTCTGTGATCCTAAAACTGGCCCAACGTTTGGTGCGTCTTCTTTCCTTAATGGCACTCGTGAAGGAAGAGTGATCATTTTCAAGAGAAATCAGTTTTCGAGCGGCCCCATCGGCTTGGTTACGTTTTTGTGGTGCAATGCAGGGAATCTGGATATGCGAACCTTGTGGATATGGAGCCATCCAGCTTTCTACCAACAGTTTCTCTGTGAGCTGAATTCTATTTTCGAATCCGATTCCGACTTATTAAGCAACCCTTCTGGAGTCAAGATTACCTTAAACAAAGGAAAGCTAAATCGGTTCAGATTAAGAGGGCCCTTTGCACATTCAGTTGTATCGTCGTTGTTCGACAAAGAAACTAGGAGCGCATCAAGTCTATCACAATCACCTGGGTTTGTCACCAGTGTTGAAGTCAGAGATCCTCGAATGATACTCGCACAAACCCGAATCAAAGCGTCCAGTTCCACGGTAGGTAACTGTGAACTTGTAGGATTGAGCAAAAGTAAATTGTGGGATGCCAGCGTTCGAGATCAAATTACCAATATGCGAACAATTTTACCCGATCACGTCATCAATAACCGTCGTAGTGAATTACTTGTTCCTGGCACCGAGTTACCCGTCCAGCCAGAAGAAATCCCCATTCCAATCCTCATTGTGAATGCATCTCATGAGAGCAGCG ATTTTGTTCCTGGATGTGACGTCATTTTGCCGGCTGGATGGGCTACAGCtttctggcttgcactgatcTATAGTGGAGGGCACGCTGGAGGTTTGAAAGATGCGGGAAGCATGAATTTTGAATACGGAATTTGTCGTGATCTCTGCTTAGAAATTGACAGTGAAGCAGGAAAAGCCACTGCcgttgacagaaaaatgaatttgatggAAGAATACTTTCGTAGACCACCTAAAACAAGAACCAACTTTATCAAATTAGCCACACCTTTTCCGTTCTGCGTCGATTGGGATCGCCTTACAATCGACTGGATCGGTCAATCTGAGTCAGGTTTCACTGTATTACGTGACAAGAAGCTCCTAAGTGGATTGTGTCAAAAGAATAGGATTGTGCTACCGGAAATCTTATTATCTCAACCTTATTTAGTGCCCGTGACAGTTCGAATAAAACACGGGTCACCTCAGGAATTTTCAATGATCTGTTTACCGGGAGCCGATGATAAAGTTAATTCAGTAATTAACGAGCCTATTCACCAAGATCCCTGCGCCAAAGAACGGAAAATGTTACGCCAGCAGCACAGTTCCCTTCTGAAGAGTCTTgcgaaaaagaggaaagaattcCGGGATAAAGATGGAACCATTGGGGACTTCTCCAGCGCCACTGCAATTGCTgttcacaaagaaaaaactcgCTCATTATGGCTGCCTTCTTCATGCAATTTAAAAACTTCATTCGCCAGGCCGATCATTGGATTTGTCACTCAAGGAGATTTCGGTCTTAGCGAAGGAAAAGGAATTGGTCGTGGATATATAGTCATTCGTGCCATTTCACAAATACCTTTGTCTCTTGTGTTGGTTCGAAATCCTGGAACTAATTTGTACATGTGGGCTGAAATTACAATGGAGTAA